AGGAGGAGTACAGGTTACACAGAAATCAGGCTCACCAGGTGGTGGTTTAAATATCCGGATCAGGGGTACAACATCGATCAACGCTGGTTCTGATCCATTATACGTAGTAGATGGTATCCCGGTGAACAGTACAACGAATTTTACAGGTGGAAGTAACTTCAACTTCGGTGGTGGAACGCAGGGGATCAATATCCTGGCTTCTATAAACCCATCCGATGTACAGTCTGTAGAGATCTTAAAAGATGCAGCCTCTTCTTCTATCTACGGAGCCAGAGCAGCAAACGGTGTTGTTTTGATTACGACTAAAAAAGGTCAGCCGGGTACAAGTACCTTCAGCTTTAACGCTTACGAAGGATTCTCTGAAGTTCCAAACGAGAGAAAATATAAAATGATGAATACTGGTGAATACCAGGATTACATGAAAGACTATTACAAATACCTGCTGGATGCCAATGGCAATCCTACCCCGGTTCCAGCACAAGTATTAGCTAATCCAAATATCAATACAGACTGGCAGAAACAGATTTTCAGAACAGCGCCAACACGTAATTATGAATTATCTGCGCGCGGAGGATCTGAAAAAACACAATACTATACATCCATTGGTTATATGCGCCAGGGAGGTGTGATTCAAAACTCTAACTTCAGCCGTTTAAGTGCAAGGATCAACCTGGATCACCAGCATAGTGATAAATTAAAATTCTCTGCCCGTGTGAATTTAACCAGAGCATTGAATGACCGTGTTCAGGAAGAAAACTCCAAAGAAGGATCTACAAAAACCGGTATTTTTGCACCGCCAAACCTTCCGGTTTACAACCCTGATGGAAGTTACGCTTATGACCAGGTTAACACCAGCCGTGAGAATCCAGTAGCCATGTTGTTGCTGCCAGTTAACAACTCAGAAACATTCAGAGTATTGGCAAGTGGTTCAGCAGAATATAAATTTATGCCTGAACTGACTTTAAAAACCAGTTTTGGTGCAGATTTAAGTTATATCGATGAAACCTTCTTTATGCCGCCAAACGGTATCCGTTCTTTTGCGGCACAAGGCGGAATTGGTGCACAAAGAAATACAAGAGATCAATTGTGGATCAATGAAACTACATTGAGCTATCAGAAATCATTCGGTGAACATCATATTGATGCCCTTGCCGGAGCCTCAGTTCAACAATCGCGCGTACAATTTGTAGACGCAAGCCGTTCAAATTTTCCATCTAACGATATCGAGTATATCTCTGCCGGTGGTTTAGTAACAGGTGCAAACTCTTTCCCTGAAGAATGGAGTATCGCTTCTGGTTTTTCAAGAGTGAACTATGATTACAAAGGAAAATATCTTTTAACAGCAAACTTCAGAGTTGATGGATCTTCACGTTTCGGTACAAACAGCCGTTACGCTACTTTCCCATCTTTCGGTGCTGCATGGCGTGCATCAGATGAAGACTTCCTGAAGTCTAACAAAGTAATCAGCAATCTGAAAGTAAGAGCATCCTGGGGTATCACAGGAAACCAGAACATTCCTAACTATGCGAGTTATTCTTTATATAGCGGAAGTAATAACTATATGGGCAATCCTGGTTATTTACCAAATGTATTAGGTGATAAAGACCTGAAATGGGAAACGACCAAACAATTGGATTTTGGAGTAGATGTAGGCTTGTTTAACAACCGTATCTCAATACTTGCAGATTATTACATTAAAAATACTTCTGACCTTTTGGTTGGTGTTGTTGTGCCGACAAGTTCAGGCTTTGCCAACCGTTTTACCAATGTAGGTAAGATTCAGAATAAAGGATTTGAATTTGAATTAACTACACAGAATCTGGTTGGTGCGTTTAAATGGAGTACCTCTTTAAACATGTCCTTTAACAGGAACAAAGTTGTTTCCTTACCA
The sequence above is drawn from the Pedobacter cryoconitis genome and encodes:
- a CDS encoding SusC/RagA family TonB-linked outer membrane protein gives rise to the protein MKRNPLPYLVCLLAMVFSTHFAQGAAHRKDLSSFRTVLFQTDTVPKDSVKKDSIKKDTAKRAVIPIIKVAQDTTRKKVIQDTTVKKPAQDTTVKKVAQDTTVKPIIQDTTAKKAVQDTTVKPAAQDTAGSKSVQDSISGKVSDSGGPLIGVVITVKGGKDKSLTDSKGQFKIAAGDNAILLFAYMGYKTKQEPVNKRKTINVVMATESKVLSEVQVVATGYGTVNRSKLTSSVSSIQSDQIKNDVMPTITQAIQGKAGGVQVTQKSGSPGGGLNIRIRGTTSINAGSDPLYVVDGIPVNSTTNFTGGSNFNFGGGTQGINILASINPSDVQSVEILKDAASSSIYGARAANGVVLITTKKGQPGTSTFSFNAYEGFSEVPNERKYKMMNTGEYQDYMKDYYKYLLDANGNPTPVPAQVLANPNINTDWQKQIFRTAPTRNYELSARGGSEKTQYYTSIGYMRQGGVIQNSNFSRLSARINLDHQHSDKLKFSARVNLTRALNDRVQEENSKEGSTKTGIFAPPNLPVYNPDGSYAYDQVNTSRENPVAMLLLPVNNSETFRVLASGSAEYKFMPELTLKTSFGADLSYIDETFFMPPNGIRSFAAQGGIGAQRNTRDQLWINETTLSYQKSFGEHHIDALAGASVQQSRVQFVDASRSNFPSNDIEYISAGGLVTGANSFPEEWSIASGFSRVNYDYKGKYLLTANFRVDGSSRFGTNSRYATFPSFGAAWRASDEDFLKSNKVISNLKVRASWGITGNQNIPNYASYSLYSGSNNYMGNPGYLPNVLGDKDLKWETTKQLDFGVDVGLFNNRISILADYYIKNTSDLLVGVVVPTSSGFANRFTNVGKIQNKGFEFELTTQNLVGAFKWSTSLNMSFNRNKVVSLPGGELSGGVGGLNIAREGLPLGSFYGWKMSGVNPQTGMIDYIKQDGSLGAPNDPKDRGIIGNPNPDFYGGITNTFTYKNFDLSIMGQFSYGNDVFNYNLASGLDGSNKTSNGFADWNRRWRNPGDITDIPRPTPGNFDNTAISDRFVQDGSFFRFRNITFGYTLSDKVSEKLKIKSLRVYTTVQNAFVFTKYKGYDPEVSSSHGGANAGLTYGYDYGSYPQPRIFTAGINLTF